A genome region from Manihot esculenta cultivar AM560-2 chromosome 5, M.esculenta_v8, whole genome shotgun sequence includes the following:
- the LOC122723666 gene encoding cytochrome P450 83B1-like yields the protein MELLIFLLLLPIFLLFLLKIHIRKPRLPPGPKGLPLAGNLFQLDNSNIQKHLWQLSKQYGPLMSLRLGFKQTLIVSSAKMAKEVLKTQDLEFCSRPSLLGLQRLSYNGLDLAFAPYDAYWREMRKICVVYLFNSNRVQGFRPIREDEVSRMLENILKVADASKPVNLTEAMMALTSAAICRVAFGKRFEEGGNEAKRFHELLNETQAMFVGFFFSDYFPYIGRIVDKFSGLLSRLEKNFHDFDAFYQELIDEHLDPKRHKPQHEDILDVLLQLWRDRSFKVQLTFEHIKAILMNVFVAGTDTSAAAVIWAMSFLMKNPKTMKKVQDEIRSLIGKRGFVDEDDIQQLPYLKAVVKEMMRLQPTVPLLVPRETVHKCTLGEYEIAEKTLVYVNAWAIGRDPEAWEKPLEFRPERFLDTCIDMKGQDYELIPFGAGRRICPGIFMGIANVELSLANLLYKFDWEMPDGMKREDIDTDNVLPGIAVHKREHLCLMAKKYI from the exons ATGGAGTTGCTTAttttccttctcctcctccctaTCTTCCTCTTGTTTCTTCTCAAGATACACATAAGAAAACCTCGTCTCCCTCCTGGTCCCAAGGGTCTTCCCTTGGCAGGAAACCTTTTCCAGCTTGACAACTCCAACATTCAAAAACATTTATGGCAGCTTTCCAAACAGTATGGACCTCTCATGTCCTTAAGACTAGGTTTCAAGCAAACTCTAATAGTCTCTTCAGCCAAAATGGCTAAAGAGGTTTTGAAAACCCAAGATCTTGAATTCTGTAGCAGGCCTTCCTTGCTTGGTCTGCAGAGATTATCCTACAATGGTTTAGATTTGGCTTTTGCACCCTATGATGCTTATTGGAGAGAGATGAGAAAAATCTGTGTCGTCTATCTCTTCAACTCAAATCGAGTCCAGGGGTTTCGTCCCATTAGAGAAGATGAAGTTTCTCGTATGCTTGAAAATATATTGAAAGTAGCTGATGCTTCTAAACCTGTCAACTTGACTGAAGCAATGATGGCTCTTACGAGTGCTGCAATATGCAGAGTTGCTTTTGGAAAGAGATTTGAGGAAGGAGGAAATGAAGCCAAGAGGTTTCATGAGTTGCTTAATGAAACTCAGGCCATGTTTGTGGGATTCTTCTTTTCAGATTATTTTCCTTACATCGGTCGCATTGTTGATAAATTCTCTGGACTTCTCTCCAGACTCGAAAAGAATTTCCATGATTTTGATGCTTTCTACCAAGAACTCATCGATGAACACCTCGATCCAAAGAGGCATAAGCCACAGCATGAGGACATTCTTGATGTTTTACTTCAGCTTTGGAGGGATCGTTCATTTAAAGTTCAACTAACTTTTGAGCACATCAAAGCAATTCTCATG AACGTATTTGTTGCAGGAACAGACACAAGTGCTGCTGCTGTGATATGGGCTATGAGTTTTCTAATGAAAAATCCTAAAACAATGAAAAAAGTTCAAGATGAAATAAGAAGCTTAATTGGGAAAAGGGGTTTTGTAGATGAAGACGATATTCAACAATTGCCTTATCTTAAAGCTGTGGTGAAAGAGATGATGAGACTGCAACCAACAGTTCCATTGCTAGTCCCAAGAGAAACAGTTCACAAGTGCACTTTAGGTGAGTATGAAATAGCTGAAAAAACACTAGTTTACGTGAATGCATGGGCAATTGGGAGGGATCCTGAAGCTTGGGAGAAGCCATTGGAGTTCCGTCCAGAGAGATTTTTGGATACTTGTATTGACATGAAAGGACAGGATTATGAGTTAATACCATTTGGAGCTGGCAGGAGAATTTGTCCTGGAATATTTATGGGAATTGCCAATGTGGAGCTTTCACTCGCTAATCTTCTTTACAAATTTGATTGGGAAATGCCTGATGGGATGAAAAGGGAGGACATAGACACCGATAATGTCCTGCCAGGAATTGCTGTGCACAAGAGGGAGCACCTCTGCTTGATGGCAAAGAAATATATCTAA
- the LOC122723705 gene encoding uncharacterized protein LOC122723705, whose product MQGFRQALEDSNLVQIPTVGSFFTWEKGRESNNLVREKLDRALATEDWACKFTNVVCSVVHIPRSDHKLLVINTTPKDNRGDKRRFQFDNAWLCDESLAEIIKGAWGRSRNREFWQKKKTIHRLLDNGPNTISHTSLKEDCNRLLEQEASLKQ is encoded by the exons atgcaggggtttagaCAGGCACTTGAGGACAGTAATCTTGTTCAAATACCCACTGTTGGCTCTTTCTtcacatgggagaagggcaGGGAGTCGAATAATCTGGTTAGAGAGAAGCTTGATAGAGCCCTTGCTACTGAGGACTGGGCTTGTAAATTCACTAATGTTGTCTGCTCGGTTGTTCATATTCCTAGATCGGATCACAAACTGTTGGTGATTAATACAACTCCTAAGGATAATAGGGGAGATAAAAGGAGATTTCAATTtgataatgcatggttatgtgatGAGAGTCTAGCTGAGATTATTAAAGGAGCTTGG GGTAGGAGTAGAAATAGAGAATTTTGGCAAAAGAAGAAGACTATACATAGATTATTGGATAATGGGCCCAATACTATTTCTCACACCTCTTTAAAGGAAGATTGTAATCGTCTCCTTGAGCAGGAAGCTAGTCTAAAACAGTAG